Genomic segment of Geminocystis herdmanii PCC 6308:
CTAATTTGATGATAAATAATTAATGTTTTCTTCCTGAAAAAACCACAGGAGTTTTAGTTAGTTTTGGTGTCATTTTCTATTGCAAAATATTAAGATCTGCTAATAATCATAGTCTAATGATACTGTCACAGTTTAGATTGGTAAATTGTAAGTTATTTTAATCAATTTTTATAGAAATATGGTAGTTACAGAAACTAATCTCAATCAATCTCCTTCTTTACCCCCTGAAGATGCAAAAACTAGAGTTAGTCAATTTATGCAAAGTCTGCAAGATGAAATCTGTTCAGGTTTAGAAGCCTTAGACGGCAAGGGTAAATTTAAGGAAGATAGTTGGCAAAGAGAGGAAGGGGGAGGAGGTCGATCGAGAGTGATGACCGATGGTAATATATTTGAACAAGGTGGGGTTAATTTTTCCGAAGTTTGGGGACATAATCTTCCTCCTAGTATTTTACAACAAAGACCAGAAGCGGAAGGGCATTCTTTTTATGCTACGGGAACATCCATGGTATTGCATCCTAAAAACCCTTATATCCCTACGGTACACCTTAATTATCGCTATTTTGAAGCAGGTCCCGTATGGTGGTTCGGTGGTGGTGCAGATTTAACTCCTTACTACCCTTTTGCTGAGGATGCTAAACATTTTCATTCTACCTTTAAACAGACGTGCCATCGCCATAATCCCGAATATTATCCTGTGTTTAAGCGTTGGTGTGATGAATATTTTTACCTCAAACACCGCAACGAAACCAGAGGAGTAGGGGGACTGTTCTTTGACTACCAAGACGGTACAGGGGCGTTGTATAAAGGACCTCATAAAGATAAATCTGCCGCTGAATATAGCAATGGTTTACCACCTCAAAAACATCGTACATGGGAAGACTTATTCGCCTTCATTCAAGACTGTGGGCGCACTTTTCTTCCTGCTTATGTACCTATTGCCGAAAAACGTCAACATACAGAATATGGCGATCGAGAACGTAATTTCCAATTGTATCGTCGAGGAAGATACGTTGAATTTAATTTAGTTTATGATAGAGGAACTATTTTCGGATTACAAACAAATGGTAGAACGGAATCAATTTTAATGTCATTACCTCCCCTTGTGCGTTGGGAATACGGCTACACTCCTGAACCGAATACCCCCGAAGCAGAACTATATGAAGTGTTCTTAAAACCTCAAAATTGGGCGGAA
This window contains:
- the hemF gene encoding oxygen-dependent coproporphyrinogen oxidase, whose product is MVVTETNLNQSPSLPPEDAKTRVSQFMQSLQDEICSGLEALDGKGKFKEDSWQREEGGGGRSRVMTDGNIFEQGGVNFSEVWGHNLPPSILQQRPEAEGHSFYATGTSMVLHPKNPYIPTVHLNYRYFEAGPVWWFGGGADLTPYYPFAEDAKHFHSTFKQTCHRHNPEYYPVFKRWCDEYFYLKHRNETRGVGGLFFDYQDGTGALYKGPHKDKSAAEYSNGLPPQKHRTWEDLFAFIQDCGRTFLPAYVPIAEKRQHTEYGDRERNFQLYRRGRYVEFNLVYDRGTIFGLQTNGRTESILMSLPPLVRWEYGYTPEPNTPEAELYEVFLKPQNWAE